The nucleotide sequence AGTGCGTGCCTGATCTCGCGCGGTCCAAGTCTCAGTTTTTTTTTACGGGTCTTCGGGATTTCGTGCGGGTGATCTCGAGGTGTGGGAAGGCGTACTGAGCCCTGAGGCGCGAGGGCAGTGACCGGGTGGCGAGGCTCACCCAAACGCCACATGGAGACGCCTATGACAAAGGCTCAAAAGGATAACGACGAGGATGCAAGAGATGGGGTCGGCGCATCTCCACGCCTAACGACGCGTCGCTGAGGTTGCATATGCACCGACCCCATCTCTGGTATCCTCGTAGTTATCCTTCACACAGAGCGAAGAAGCTCTCCACACAGGCCTCCAGTTAGTCCTCACGTCGCTCTTCCAGCCGGACATAGTGCGCCGACGTGTACCGACCTGCTTTCCCCGAAATTCCCCGAGGACCCTTCTTACAAGAAAACACCGGGTAGTTCACCAGCCCATTGAGAGGATACAAACCGCCTCACCTGTCGTGTCCGTCGTGTCCGGTCGTGTCCGTGTCGACATGAGCGTATCGGTCACCCTCCGCGCCTTGGGCAGAGGCAATCTCCTCCCCGTCCGATCCTTTTCGTATCCTTTGCACCCTCGACAGAGGAGCCGGATTTCCGGCCCCGACATCGCGCACGATTGCCCGCTGTCTCCGACAAGCGCGAACGCAATTCAGACGCCGTTCTAAAATGTGGGTCCGCCTAACGGCCGTTACCCGCGGCGGCGCGTCGCGGCCGTCGTACTGCGGTCACTTTGCCGCTCGCTCCGCCGCCGCAGAAAAAACGATCGGCGCCATCTGACTCGAGTCCCGACACGCCGGTGCCGCGAGGCATGTCAATCGTCTCGAGCACGGCACCGGTTCGCGGATCGACGCGTCGCACGTCGCTCTCGTCGTTCTCCCAGGTGGCGTGCCACAATTCGCCGTCAACCCATGTGACACCGGTAACGAACCGGTTCGATTCGATGGTTCGCTTGATTGCGCCCGTCTCCGGATCCACCTCGTAAATTTTCCGCTCCCGATATTGACCCACCCAGAGCGTGCCCTCGGCCCATGCGAGGCCGGCGCTGCCGTCGTTGGAAGGTGCCGGGATGGTTTTGACAACGCGGCCCGTTTCGGGATCAACTTTGTAAATTTGGTCACCGGCGAGCTGATACAGATGGGTGCCGTCGAACGCCGTTCCGGCATGTGACGGCACGTCGATCGAACGAATCGGGTCGCCGCTCGCCGGATCGATGGCGTGCAGCTTGTCGCCGGACGCGAGCCACACGTTGCGGCCGTCGTAGGTGACGCCGTTGACGCGTGCGATGCCGGGAAACGGGCCGTATTCCCTCACGATTTCGGCGCGCGATCGAGACATGCGTGGACCTCACGCAGTGGGAAGTGGTGTCGGCAGCAGCAGGGTCGTCGTGAATCCTACCGCGGGCGGCGTCGACCATCGACGCGCGCGTCCGCGCCCAACGGACTGCACTTTCCCCGCCGAGGCGAGGCGGTCCAGCTCGCGCTGCACGGTGCGTTGACTCGTCCGGAGTGCCAGTGCGAGCGCCGAGCTCGACCAGGATTCACCATCGGCGAGGAACGCGAGCACGGCGGCGGAGTGTCCATCGACAGGCGGTGTGAGCACGACGACGCGCCGCCGCTTCGGCGCCAACGCGAACCCGTCCTCGGTAGCAGTCACGCCGGCGAGCGGTCTGAGTATTCGCCGCAAGCGCGCGATCTCCACGCGGAGTCGCGCGCGGTGCGATTCGTCCACAAACTTGGCGCCGAACGCCCGCGCGAGCAAGTCGCGGCGCGTGGCCCCGCCCGGCCAGGCTTCGCCTAACGCGCGGACGATCGCGAACAGCAGCGGCCGGCCGGCGAGCGACACCATCGTTCCCGGATCGCGTACGACGAGTCGGCACGCGTCCACGACGAGCGCGTTGGACGCGAACACGCGTTCCACATCCTCGAGCAGCAGCAGGCGTTCGACGCCGTTCGCGATCAGGCGAGCCGCCGGCGCCTCGAGCGCCTCGAATGCGCGCTCGACTTCGGCGGTGAGTCCCGTGATGCCCGCGCGCTCTGCCGCCCGCGCGGCGCGTGCCAGGGCGGACCGCGCGGCGTTCGAGCGCAGGCGCCGCATCGCGATGCCGGCGACGGCAAGGTAGTGGGAGGTCTGCCAGGCGGGCGGGAGCGGCCCCGGATCGAGCGCGATCAGCGCCGCCTCGGCGTCGTCGAGGCGTCCGATCAGGAGCATCCGCCTAACGGAAAGGTAGCGCGCGTGCGCGGCGTTCAACCGGTCGCCGTGGGCGTCGAGCGTGGCGCGCGCGGCCTCCAGCGACCGCGCCGGCCAGCCGAGCTCCCGGGTCGCGAGCGCGATTTCCGCCTCGGCCACCACGCATCGGGCGCGCGCCACGGCGTCCGTCGGGCGGAACGCACGCTGTGCGCTTCGCAGGAGCGTCCTCGCGCGCGAGAGATCGCCGAGCTGCGCCATCGCAATGCCGCGCAACGCCAGCGCCGGCGCATCGTTGCGCAGCGCGATGAGGTTGAGCGCGCCGAGCGCGTCCCCCGCTGTCAGGGCGCGCGCGGCCGCTGCGATTAGCGAGTCCATTTATGGAATCGCGACATACGTGTCACTCTCACCCGGGCCACGGTCGGCACTAAACATAGCTCGTGACGGGGATGCACCAATCACCCCGATGACCAACACGAGCCCGGGCGATCCGGCACAAGGAGAACGACCATGTCGACACACACCAGCGGGACACGCGAACAATGGCTTGCCGCACGACTCGAACTGCTCGAGGAGGAGAAGGAGCTAACGCGACTGAGCGACAAGGTCGCTCGCCGGCGCCAGGAGCTGCCGTGGGTCCCAATGACGAAGGAGTACCGGTTCGAGACGGAGCAGGGCGCGGCATCGTTGGGCGAGCTGTTCCAGGGCCGCTCGCAACTTCTGGTCTACCATTTCATGCTCGGTCCGCATGACGTCGTCGGATGCCCCTCGTGCTCGGCGATTGCCGATGGATTCAACGGTATCGCGACGCATCTGGCGAATCACGACGTGATGCTGTGGGCAGTGTCGCGCGCGCCACTCGACAAGATCCGGGCGTACCAACGGCGGATGGGATGGACCTTCCCCTGGGCGTCGTCGTTCGGCAGCGATTTCAACTCCGACTTCAACGTGTCGTTCACCGAGCAGCAGACGCGCGAGGGCAACATGGAGTACAATTACCGGCGCCTGCAGCCGTCGAAGAACCCGGCTGAGCGCGAGATGCCCGGGATGAGCAGCTTTGCGCGCGAGGGTGACACCGTGTACCACACGTACTCGACGTACGCGCGCGGGCTCGACGGGTTGTGGGGCATGTACCAGTGGCTGGACCGCGCGCCCAAGGGGCGGAACGAATCCGGCGCGTGGCTGCGCCGCCGGGACGAATACGGCGCGCGCTGAGCACGCTATGCCTAACGTGTCCATGCCGGGAATGCCGCAGCCCGGCGCGACGTGGCTCTCCGCCGCTCTCTGTTCCATCGGGATGTGGACAGCCATGATGGCGGCGATGATGCTGCCATCGCTCGTGCCGGCGCTCTGGCGCTATCGGCGCGCCGCCGCCCGCGCGGGCGCGGCGCGGCCGATGTGGATGGCGGTGCTGGCCGGCGGGGGCTACTGCGCCGTGTGGGCGGCGGCCGGCTTCCTGGTATGTCCGTTAGGCGCGGCGCTGTCGGCGGCCGGCCGCGGCCGGCCGGTGGCGTCGTCGCTGTTGGGCGGAGTGGTCGTGCTGCTCGCCGGCACGTTCCAGTTCACCTCGTGGAAGACGCGGCACCTCGCCGCCGCGCGACGGGCGCCGGTGCTCGGCGGTCGGCCGACGAGCGCCGCCGCCTCGTGGCGGCACGGGGTGCGTCTCGGTCTGCACTGTTGCCGGAGCTGCGCCAACTTGATCGCAGTGTTGGCGGTGGTCGGCCTGATGGATGTCGGCGCGATGGCGGCGCTGACTGCGGCAGTGACGGTCGAACGCCTCGTGCCCTCGGGTCGCGGTGGGGCACGGGTGGTTGGCACGGCGGTCGTCGTCGCGGGCATGGTGCTCATGGCCCGCGCGGCGCGGCCGGGCTGACCGCGCCGGCCGGCGGTCAGGCGGTCAGGAGCGTCCTTTCAGGTGGCGCAGCAGCGCGCTGTCCGCGACGAACGTGAACGGCTGCTCGACCACCTGCTGCACTTTCTGCCCCTTGCGCACCGCGGGGACGTAGACCGCCTGCCGCAGCGCCTGCCTAACGGAGTTGGTGAAGTCGGGGTCGGTGGACGAGATGGCGCTGAACGTGCCCATCGCCACGGCGCCCGAGGTATCGACGACGAACTCCGCGACGACGCGTCCGCTCTTGCCGCTCATGAACAGGCCTTCGGGATAGAACGGCTGCACGTGAACGCTCGTGTCCTGGTGCGCGGGCGTGTCGACTTCATCGGCGGTGTAGACCTTGAGCGAGTCGATCATCTTCACGATCTGATTGGGAGCGGGCGCCGCTTTCGCATACGCGTGCTGGGGCTCGCCCTGCCGCGTCCAGATCACGATCACGCCGCAGGCTTGCACATCCATGGGCGGCTTGAACTGCAGCGGCACTTCTGATGGACCGCTATAGACCTCGATGGCTTCCACCGACAGCGGGTCGATGGTGTCCAGATCGTACTCGGCCGCCGCCGCGGGTGCGCCATCCAGCCAGAGCAGCGGGGGACAATCCCGCGCGCCGCGCATCCGCACGGCGTGCTGGATGATGTCGGTCGATGCGAGCTGTACGCCCGGAATTCGGCGGAACATGTCCGTGAGAAACCGGGGGTTCGCGTCTTCGATCTGCTGCCGCGTGAAAAAGTGGCCCAACCCCTGGCTGCGCCGCTCATAGAATCCCATCATGCGCGAGCTATACGCGTGGATGCTGCTGCGCACGGTGATCGGATCCAGGCGGTGGGCGACTTGTACCAACTGCACGGTATCCACCGTCGCGCGGTTCGCGGCGATCGTGACATCCACTGTCGTGGCGCGGAAGCCGAGGCGGCGTACCGTTAGGCGCGCGGGTCCGGGGGCGATGGGGCCAAGGTGCAGGTGGCCGTCGTCATCGGTGAAGCCTCTCACCGTCGTGCCGGCAATCGACAACTCGGCCCCGGCGACGCCGGCGCCGGTCGTGTCGCGAACGACGGCGTCGACGGAGCCAGGGCGACCCTCGCTCTGCGCGGCAAGCGGCGGTGGCCCGCTCATGCTCCAGAGCATGGTCACAACCGATCCCAGGGTGCACACGCGGTGCATCAGGACGGAATGTGCGGCGATCGAGTGGGCCCGCATGGTCTCTCTCCTACACTGCACGGTATGTCGACGTCGCGTGTGCAGGTATTCATCAACTTGCCATGTCCCGGTTGACCGGACAAGGGCAATGTGGGGACGAGGTCAACGGCGCGTACGAACCGCCTCGATCATTGGACGACGAGCGTGCCGCGAAGACGGATGTCGACAGACGACGCGCCGAGAGCCAGGCGATATGTGCCGGGCTCGACTACACGGTGCATGGCAGAATCGAGCATCGAAAGTTCGGACGCGTCGAGCGGAAAGCTCACTTCGCGCTCTTCGCCGGCCGCGAGGTGAATGCGCGCGAATCCGGCGAGCTGGATCACAGGCCGCGCCACGGGCGCCAACTCGTCCTGCAGGTACAACTGCACGACCTCGTCGCCGGCGCGGGCGCCGGTGTTTTTCACGCGGCACGTCACGCGTGCTGTGCCGCCCGGCGCGATCGAGTCGGGTGTGACGGCGAGCTGCGAGTAGGCGAACGTCGTGTAGCTGAGTCCGTAGCCGAACGGGAAGAGGGCATGCCCGGTGAGGTCGACATAATCGTCGCCGCGGCCGGTGGGCCAGTGGTCGTAGACTAACGGAAGCTGACCTTCCGCGATCGGGAATGTGACGGGCAGGCGGCCGGCAGGGTCGGCATCGCCGAAGAGGACATCGGCAACCGCGTTGCCGCCCTGCTCGCCAGGGTACCACACATCCAACACGGCGCGAACACGAGCGAGCCAGTTGCTCATTGTGATGGCGCTGCCGCCGACCAAGACCACCACGACCGGCGTGCGGGTGGCCGCGACGGCCCGAATCAACTGCTCTTGGTGGCCGGGCAGCGCCAGGAGTGCGCGGTCGCGGAACTCGCCTTCTTTGACGCCGGCGACGACAATGGCAGCCTGGGCTCGCCGAGCGATGGTCACGGCGCTGTCGATGTCCGGCTGCCAGTGGTTAGGCACGCCGGCGTTCCACACGAGCGTGAGGCGCGCGTTGCCCCTGGTCTCGAAGTACTCGAGACGGATCGTATGGCGCGTGCCCGGGCGCAGGGATACGGATTCGAGTGTGGTGCCGACGCTTTGCTTCCGCCAGTCGTCGATGAGCAGCGTTCCATCGAGCCAGAGCCGGTAGCCGTCGTTGCCCACGATGCCTAACCGCGTGGCGGCGGGCGTTCCGCGCGGGACGGTGATGGTTCCGGTCCACCGGGCGGAATACCAGTCGAGCGGG is from Gemmatimonadaceae bacterium and encodes:
- a CDS encoding DUF899 domain-containing protein, with the translated sequence MSTHTSGTREQWLAARLELLEEEKELTRLSDKVARRRQELPWVPMTKEYRFETEQGAASLGELFQGRSQLLVYHFMLGPHDVVGCPSCSAIADGFNGIATHLANHDVMLWAVSRAPLDKIRAYQRRMGWTFPWASSFGSDFNSDFNVSFTEQQTREGNMEYNYRRLQPSKNPAEREMPGMSSFAREGDTVYHTYSTYARGLDGLWGMYQWLDRAPKGRNESGAWLRRRDEYGAR
- a CDS encoding DUF2182 domain-containing protein, whose product is MPNVSMPGMPQPGATWLSAALCSIGMWTAMMAAMMLPSLVPALWRYRRAAARAGAARPMWMAVLAGGGYCAVWAAAGFLVCPLGAALSAAGRGRPVASSLLGGVVVLLAGTFQFTSWKTRHLAAARRAPVLGGRPTSAAASWRHGVRLGLHCCRSCANLIAVLAVVGLMDVGAMAALTAAVTVERLVPSGRGGARVVGTAVVVAGMVLMARAARPG
- a CDS encoding TonB family protein, whose protein sequence is MRAHSIAAHSVLMHRVCTLGSVVTMLWSMSGPPPLAAQSEGRPGSVDAVVRDTTGAGVAGAELSIAGTTVRGFTDDDGHLHLGPIAPGPARLTVRRLGFRATTVDVTIAANRATVDTVQLVQVAHRLDPITVRSSIHAYSSRMMGFYERRSQGLGHFFTRQQIEDANPRFLTDMFRRIPGVQLASTDIIQHAVRMRGARDCPPLLWLDGAPAAAAEYDLDTIDPLSVEAIEVYSGPSEVPLQFKPPMDVQACGVIVIWTRQGEPQHAYAKAAPAPNQIVKMIDSLKVYTADEVDTPAHQDTSVHVQPFYPEGLFMSGKSGRVVAEFVVDTSGAVAMGTFSAISSTDPDFTNSVRQALRQAVYVPAVRKGQKVQQVVEQPFTFVADSALLRHLKGRS